ATAACCTCGAATTCAACTCTGTCAAGGTAGACTGGGAGCCAATAGTCGACGTTGCGCTCGAGGACTGCTCCGTGATCAGGTGTGAAGCTCTTCAACTTGAAGGGGCCAGACCCTATGGGGTTCTTGGCAAAACCGTCCTCACCAAGCTTCTCAACGGCCTCACGAGGCACGATGACCACGCGAGCCAGTCGGTTGGGATCGTTGACCAGGAACGGGGATGGACTTGGTGTCTTGATCTCCACCGTATATCTGTCGAGCGCCTTGACGCTCACGATCTCACCGAGGGTGAATGCCGTGCTCACATTGCGGAAACGGTTGACCGAGTACACGACATCGTCCGCCGTGACCTCACGCTTTGCACCTCTTGGGAACACCGAGTTCCCGTCCTGGAAGTACACGCCTTTGCGGAGGCGAAAGACCCAGGTAGTGTCGTTGGGGTTCTCCCAGCTCTCGGCCAAGTGCGGGGCAGGCCTGAACTCATCTTTGCTGATGATGAAAAGCGGATCGAAGATCAGGCTTATCAAGTTGGTCTCATCATTCGCTGCGGTTTTGTAAGGATCCAGCTGTTGGAGGGAACTAGCGGCTATCCGCAGGGTGCCTCCTTTCCTCGGTTCGGCCGCGACAGAAGAGCCTGCCACAGCCGCAAGAAGCACCAACGCCACTGCCAACAAGTATCCGCGCTTCATAAACATGCGTGTACCTCCTGCTGAGTGAAATATATCCGTTCGACTCACTTATCCATTTATACATCGTGCAGTCTATCCACGTCAACTGGATTCCCCCACCTTATGGGCTTGTATCCTCGCACGCCAAAGAGCACCAGGTCAGCCTCTCAGAGTGTCATCCCCCACGACCATGAGGCCTTCAGACACCTGCTCCAGCGCTGCCATGAGCATTCGAGCAGTCACCCCTCAACTCACGCGCGTGTTCTACTCCACCGTAACTTGGGCACACTTCGTTTTGGGAGGTGCTCAGATGAAGGGTACCACGACTAGCTGGATCGTGACCGGTCTAGGCGCGGTAGTCTCTGGTGTCGGAACACGGATGAAAGGCCGTCTCGGCTCTGGTGTGGTCGGCTTCGGCCTGGCTCATGTGATGCTGGGACTCCTGGACATGCTCCGCCCCTCGGTCAGACGCTGATCCAAGTGCCCCTCCTCACCGGGCGCCATCCGCGATGCGGATCGGCGCCCCCGAGTTACTGCGGCATCAAGAACCAGGGCAACCGCAAGGTCAGTCCCTGCACAAACGCGGTCAGTAGGAGAACAGCCAGCATGGTGGGCCACAGACAAATCATTGGGTGGGCGAAAGCCTCCTCAGCAGTGGTCCCGCCGAACATCCAACGAACAATCCGGTTCCAACCGGGGGCGTCGTGAGCCCGACCCCGAGGTTGTGGCTGGACGGGATCTTGATCCCCTGTGTCGCCGAGGCCTCGATCATGGCATAGGAGCGCTCCACGTTCTTGGTTCACTTAGAAGTTCCATTCACGCCCGCCGGTTTTTTTCTGCCACCCCATTGACAACCTCTCAGGGTGAGATGTAGTATGTGTATTGTGTATTAGTACACTAGTACACTAATACTGAGATGCACCCATACAGGGTGTGAGAAGCGGAATCCCTACTGAAATGGAAAGGGGGAGTCGCGCGGATGGAGCTAAGGTTCGACGAGTCTATCCCCATATACCAGCAGATCCTTCAAGGAGTGCTGTGGGATGTGGCGGTCGGGGCCGTGGAGCCTGGAAGCAGGCTGCCGTCAGTCCGGGAGCTTTCGAAACTCACGCGTTCCAATCCAAACACGGTTCAGCGCGCCTACATGGAATTAGAGAGGATGGGCGTGGTTGAGACCCAGAGGGGGCAAGGGACTTTCGTAGTTGGAGATCCAAGCATCATCGGGGAGGTCAGAACCAACGTGACGAGCTCGGCCGTTAGATCATTCGTTGAGGAGATGCGACGCCTCAAATACTCAGACGAAGGTATAATCGAGCTGGTGCGGGAACAGTTGAGGAACACCCGGGGTCTTCAGAAAGAAAACCCCGCTCAGGAACCCTGTGAGTCAGGGACAGAAATGGTTCAACGGACAACGGGGGAGCTTTCGGAGGTGATTGCTGATGGCCGCAATTGAGATGAGGGGAGTCCAGAAAAGCTACTATCTCGCGCGTGCCCTCGACGGGATCGACCTGTCAATTGAGCCAGGCAAGATCGTGGGGTTACTTGGACCCAACGGCGCCGGGAAGTCCACTCTCCTGAAGCTGTGCGCCGGACTCATCCACCCTACCGCTGGCTCGGTGCGCGTCCTGGGCCAGGAGGTCTCACTGAAAACCAAAGCAAGGACGGCGTTCGTGCCCGAG
This region of Bacillota bacterium genomic DNA includes:
- a CDS encoding ABC transporter substrate-binding protein yields the protein MFMKRGYLLAVALVLLAAVAGSSVAAEPRKGGTLRIAASSLQQLDPYKTAANDETNLISLIFDPLFIISKDEFRPAPHLAESWENPNDTTWVFRLRKGVYFQDGNSVFPRGAKREVTADDVVYSVNRFRNVSTAFTLGEIVSVKALDRYTVEIKTPSPSPFLVNDPNRLARVVIVPREAVEKLGEDGFAKNPIGSGPFKLKSFTPDHGAVLERNVDYWLPVYLDRVEFEVIPDPTVQTIAVSSGEVDVVPYLFNVDTMATVSKNPKLKLLSRGGSYRGLGFNVNKAPFDEFEVRDAISKAIDID
- a CDS encoding GntR family transcriptional regulator, with amino-acid sequence MELRFDESIPIYQQILQGVLWDVAVGAVEPGSRLPSVRELSKLTRSNPNTVQRAYMELERMGVVETQRGQGTFVVGDPSIIGEVRTNVTSSAVRSFVEEMRRLKYSDEGIIELVREQLRNTRGLQKENPAQEPCESGTEMVQRTTGELSEVIADGRN